The Sediminicola sp. YIK13 genomic sequence ATCAGGATGGAAAATAAATTTTGACTGTTAAATATCGTGATTATTCTAGTATAGGATATGAAAATGATCGCAAATAACAAAATTGTACTGGGACACCACAAAACTAACGTACTTCACAACTATAATTTCCCTACTTCGAAAGATGGAAATATATTTACTATGTATTGGTTAAAGAGTTAATTTTTTCATTTTCATATAGTGTTCTCGTAAAAGGGCCTTTGTCATTAAGATCAAGGCCCTTTTTTAATGGAAAATCTTTTTATCGTACTTCTATAGAATCTATTAACAACTTAAAATCTTCTTCTTTTTTATTACCGATAAGAAAACTGATGGATTCTATGGTAATTGCTGGATAATTTGGCATATCTAGCCTTCTGCCCCTGAACCATGGCGACATATCCTCCATAGTTATTTCCATGGTCTGCCATTGGCCCGTGGTGCTGAATTTGGCAATGTAACTATAGTAGTCCTCGCTCTTGGATTTGATTCTAAACTGATAATTCTTTCCGTCTCCTTTAAGGCGGATCACACATTTGGAATAACCCTTAACACTTATAGGTTTCATTAGATAGCGTACCGAGGAGAATCCGCCATTATTTTCCAGTGAAACATGACCTTCAAAAACACCATGACCATCTGAATTGAGATAAATTTTACTTGAAGACCGTCCACCCATGACTACATCATCCAAAACGGTCCATTGGGAAAGGTTACTTTTAGTATTGAAATCAAAAATTACAATTGGGGTTATCATAAACAATTGAACTATAACTATTAACGCGTGTATCATATATCTATCTGTAAGTACTACCATCGTTGACACTCTGGAAATAGCTTTTCGGGATAGGGCTATCCTAATCTTCCCATAACTCCACTAGCTTATTTGAGTTTGTCCTTGAAAAATTTAATGGTTCTTTCCCAAGCCAATTTGGCAGCCGCCTCATCATACCTTGGGGTCGTATTATTGTGGAACCCATGGTTCACCTCGGGATAGAAATAGGCGACGTGTTCAATGTTGTTTTCCTTCAACACTTTCTCATAAGCAGGCCATCCGGCATTGACCCTTTCGTCCAATCCTGCATATTGAAGCATCAATGGAGCGCTTATCATTGCAGCCTCTTCATTGGAAGGTTGTCCTCCATAAAAAGGGACTGCAGCCGAAAGGGAAGGAACTTTTACTGCCATCATATTGGCGATCCACCCTCCAAAACAAAACCCGACCACCCCAACTTTGCCATTGCAGTCATCCCGGGAAATTAAATACTCATAGGCTGCAATAAAGTCCTCCAACATCTCATATCTGTCCCGCTCCCTCTGCATTGCCCTGCCTTCATCATCATTGCCAGGATAACCTCCCAAGGGTGACAAGGCATCCGGAGCCAAGGTGATGAATCCCTCCAAAGCTGCCCTTCGTCCTACATCTTCTATATAAGGGTTGAGGCCCCTATTTTCATGAACAACGATAATCCCCGGTAATTTTTCTTTTGAATCTGTGGGCTTGGATAACAACCCTTTAATATCTCCCCCGCCTTTTGGTGAAGTATAGGTGATATAGTCCGACTGTATTCTTGGGTCATTTGGCTTTACCAATATAGAATCGATATAATTGGGCATCATAAAACTGAGAAGGGAAGGAATAGTTATTCCGCCTACTGCATAAAGTGAAAGCTTCTCCATAAACTGCCTTCTTTCAATTTTATTATGGGCGTAATCATCGTACAGATCAAAGACCTCTTGATTGATATCCGCTTTTGTCAACTTTTTCATATCCTTACTTTTTTAATATTAATTTGTTTATTTATCCTTGGTCCAACCCTGAAGAAACTGGGGGGTTGGATTTAAGGTATACATCCATTTGAGGAAAGGGGATCGTAATATTATTCTCGTGAAACTTTCTATTGATAATTCTGCGAATATCGCTCTTGGCCTTCCCTATTCTAAATATACTCTGGCTAAAAAACAACAAT encodes the following:
- a CDS encoding dienelactone hydrolase family protein, giving the protein MKKLTKADINQEVFDLYDDYAHNKIERRQFMEKLSLYAVGGITIPSLLSFMMPNYIDSILVKPNDPRIQSDYITYTSPKGGGDIKGLLSKPTDSKEKLPGIIVVHENRGLNPYIEDVGRRAALEGFITLAPDALSPLGGYPGNDDEGRAMQRERDRYEMLEDFIAAYEYLISRDDCNGKVGVVGFCFGGWIANMMAVKVPSLSAAVPFYGGQPSNEEAAMISAPLMLQYAGLDERVNAGWPAYEKVLKENNIEHVAYFYPEVNHGFHNNTTPRYDEAAAKLAWERTIKFFKDKLK
- a CDS encoding CIA30 family protein; this translates as MIHALIVIVQLFMITPIVIFDFNTKSNLSQWTVLDDVVMGGRSSSKIYLNSDGHGVFEGHVSLENNGGFSSVRYLMKPISVKGYSKCVIRLKGDGKNYQFRIKSKSEDYYSYIAKFSTTGQWQTMEITMEDMSPWFRGRRLDMPNYPAITIESISFLIGNKKEEDFKLLIDSIEVR